In Gigantopelta aegis isolate Gae_Host chromosome 2, Gae_host_genome, whole genome shotgun sequence, the sequence TccacaaacatttatatatatctggGTTTTGGTGCTGGCACCCTTGCAGATAATTTTGAGGCCCGGTAGGTCATGTTGGGTTCATTTTATGAAACATTGGCTAGCATCCTCGGATTCCTTGGAAAACAATCTATTAAGTTTCAACTTCAAACATAAAGTGAACAGTTTCCCTATGATATTATCATAGGATATGTAATTTGACTGCCTGCATCCCatgcaaatatattttgctgtttATGATTGTACGTTACCATGACATTGTGTCTAAATGGATTCGTGAACCGTAGGTTTGGATTGCGGTATTTTTCCGTGTACAAATCGTATGCATAGTCAATTTTTGTCACAggattattacaattttttacaAGATATAGAACACCACACATTATAAAACCATTTCCATGCGTCCGTGCAGCCTCTTGCAGCGTCCACGTCTTTAAGATTACAAGAGATTCGGCGTCCAATTTAGCAACTTTCACTTTCGACATCACAGAGTTTGTAGCGTAGATCACCCACAGTCCAGTTTCATCGACGGAGAAATCATAGTAGACGTGTTTTGACAAGTACACAGCTTTCTTTCCTTTGTAGAGAGATTCGCTTATCTTCCGCACGGCAATAACCGCCCCGGCTTCTATGTCAAACCTGACGACCTTGTTGAGACCGCTCCACTGGTAGTAGAGCGAGCCTCTGTAAACGACATTGCCTGTGCCGTAGTAAGGAATGTTGCCCAGATCGTACACGCTACTAGGCTGGTTCGTCTTAAACGTCTGGTGACTGACGTACTCGAACAACTTGTTGCCTGTGATACCGTTAGTCACCCAGACTTTATCGACGTCACTCTGATGCATAGGAACAGGGTCTTTCATCCACGACCCCAGTATGTAGCTGGACTGCCTGTGGAACAGAGGCTTCCCGATTACTTTAATTCGACAATctaaataatgaaacaaaactcATTAGTTCTTTAACTTCAGACACTGGAccctaataaaatataaaaactcaaatatataatatgcgAACAAGATACTCGTGCTTTATTACAGAAAGTCTTGCACGTTAATTATCTCAGCATAAATTATTGAAAACACACAAAGGAAATAggaaaacatatatacacaaacaagcTTCT encodes:
- the LOC121377608 gene encoding gliomedin-like; this encodes MSYCLGIVGPLGPPGPMGFTGKDGLQGTPGLPGLPGQKGKDGEPGLPGRKGSRGKDGPRGLPGASGIPGVPGLKGQKGETGETGFPGLTGSRGDKGSKGDAGICQEGCDVPQKTSTKTTTATTTLPTTALTTTTASTPTISPRARNCRIKVIGKPLFHRQSSYILGSWMKDPVPMHQSDVDKVWVTNGITGNKLFEYVSHQTFKTNQPSSVYDLGNIPYYGTGNVVYRGSLYYQWSGLNKVVRFDIEAGAVIAVRKISESLYKGKKAVYLSKHVYYDFSVDETGLWVIYATNSVMSKVKVAKLDAESLVILKTWTLQEAARTHGNGFIMCGVLYLVKNCNNPVTKIDYAYDLYTEKYRNPNLRFTNPFRHNVMVTYNHKQQNIFAWDAGSQITYPMIIS